One stretch of Arachis hypogaea cultivar Tifrunner chromosome 20, arahy.Tifrunner.gnm2.J5K5, whole genome shotgun sequence DNA includes these proteins:
- the LOC112785862 gene encoding uncharacterized protein, giving the protein MARATPIINLLREWKRMTIKLPQLAQRLDVQECNLVIRERPANQPQYSLPTASQVAAIIVGDDIETMIRPNDHSTVLQAGRLLQQYVVDNYVKMETGKLRWVRQRQKELQAELYQGLQDYLHTGENNAENVGRRMILPSSFVSSRRDMTQRYEDGMAIVLKEGKPDIFLTMTCNPSWSEIALELSPTQTPQDRLDLTTRIFRAKFEQLKHDVITKGVLEKVKSYIYVTEFQKRGLPHVHMLLILENNGKLSDPDQYDSLVRAEIPCKETEPHLHEAVLRHMIHGPCRTLNQSSLCMKNEICSSIKSIKYLYKYCYKGPDRAAMEVHRSSNYDEVQQFINAGWIATPEACWRIFRFNLYRMYPSVERLQVHLPNQHQVSFYEHQTISKIVNNDYLSRTMLTELFALNQADDQQSRHLLYRKIPECYSWHIKEKEWRRRRSQKRSIGRIYTVSPTEGEKFYLRILLSNVRGPTGWDDLLTVDGVQYSSFKQSAQHRGLLESDSSIRSCLVEASILRMPCALRKLFATILIFCEPTDVRSLWDEFLSCMVDDYASTSTTTCNGLTNHLLRDLNDILLQHGKHIAQYDLSALTSDNDNDNFMPRIIQEEMSIEVPQEDLCSIERLNHDQSTAFRCIMNTVDQRESGVFFIDGPGGVGKTFLYRAIIADLRRKGHILLVTASSGIAATLLPGGRTSHSRFKIPINAEPSSTCNISKHLISQN; this is encoded by the exons CTTGCACAACGACTAGATGTGCAAGAGTGTAATTTGGTGATCAGAGAGCGACCTGCTAATCAACCACAATACAGTCTCCCAACTGCTTCACAAGTAGCAGCCATAATAGTTGGTGATGACATTGAAACAATG ATCCGCCCCAATGACCACTCAACAGTTTTGCAAGCGGGGCGACTTCTTCAACAATATGTTGTTGACAACTATGTGAAAATGGAAACAGGCAAGTTAAGATGGGTTCGACAAAGACAAAAGGAACTTCAAGCTGAACTGTATCAAGGCTTACAAGATTATTTGCACACAGGAGAGAATAATGCAG AAAATGTTGGCAGAAGAATGATATTACCATCGTCGTTCGTGAGCAGTCGTCGAGACATGACTCAACGGTACGAGGATGGAATGGCTATTGTTCTTAAAGAAGGAAAGCCGGATATCTTTCTAACTATGACATGCAATCCATCATGGTCGGAAATAGCTTTGGAACTCAGTCCTACTCAAACTCCACAGGATCGTCTGGATCTAACAACTAGGATTTTCAGAGCCAAGTTCGAACAATTAAAGCATGATGTTATTACCAAAGGTGTATTGGAAAAGGTGAAAAGTTATATTTATGTCACCGAGTTTCAGAAAAGAGGATTGCCACACGTACATATGTTGCTAATCTTAGAAAATAATGGCAAGTTGAGTGATCCTGACCAATATGATAGTTTGGTCCGAGCAGAAATACCATGTAAAGAAACAGAACCACACTTACATGAGGCAGTGCTAAGGCATATGATCCATGGTCCTTGCAGAACACTAAATCAATCTTCACTATGCATGAAGAACG AGATATGTAGCAGTATCAAGAGCATAAAATATCTATACAAGTATTGCTATAAGGGACCAGACCGTGCGGCAATGGAGGTTCACAGAAGTTCTAATTATGATGAGGTGCAACAGTTTATTAATGCAGGATGGATTGCCACTCCAGAGGCATGCTGGAGGATATTTCGATTCAACCTTTACCGAATGTACCCATCAGTTGAAAGGTTGCAAGTTCATTTGCCAAATCAACATCAAGTGAGCTTTTATGAGCACCAAACTATTTCTAAAATAGTTAATAATGACTATTTGTCAAGAACAATGCTCACTGAATTATTTGCACTTAATCAGGCTGATGACCAACAATCTAGGCATCTTTTGTACAGGAAAATCCCAGAATGTTACAGTTGGCACATCAAGGAAAAAGAATGGCGTCGACGCAGGTCACAAAAGAGATCTATCGGTCGGATCTATACCGTTTCGCCAACAGAAGGTGAAAAATTCTACTTGCGTATTCTGTTGTCAAATGTAAGAGGCCCAACTGGTTGGGATGATTTGCTAACAGTCGATGGTGTCCAATATTCATCCTTCAAGCAATCCGCTCAACATCGAGGACTGTTGGAGAGTGATAGTAGTATAAGATCATGTTTGGTTGAGGCATCCATTTTAAGAATGCCATGTGCTTTAAGAAAGTTGTTTGCCACCATTTTAATATTTTGTGAGCCAACAGATGTAAGAAGTCTATGGGACGAGTTTCTTTCATGTATGGTGGATGATTACGCATCAACAAGCACTACAACCTGCAATGGGTTGACAAATCATTTGCTTAGGGATTTAAATGACATCCTCCTACAGCATGGAAAACATATTGCACAATACGATTTATCAGCTCTAACCTCGGACAACGACAATGACAACTTCATGCCTAGAATTATTCAAGAAGAAATGTCCATCGAAGTTCCTCAAGAAGACCTGTGTTCTATAGAAAGATTGAATCATGACCAGTCTACAGCTTTCAGGTGTATTATGAATACAGTTGATCAAAGAGAAAGTGGAgtgttcttcattgatggacCAGGAGGAGTAGGTAAGACATTTCTTTACAGAGCTATAATTGCAGACTTAAGACGTAAAGGGCATATTCTCTTGGTAACTGCGTCCTCAGGAATAGCTGCAACTTTACTGCCTGGTGGTCGAACATCTCATTCTAGATTTAAGATCCCAATCAATGCAGAGCCATCCTCCACGTGCAATATAAGTAAACATCTGATCTCGCAAAACTGA